A window of Pseudomonas putida genomic DNA:
CATCCTGCAGGCCCCATAGTCTGGGGAGGTCCAATATCCAACTCGTGCTGAAGCTGCTGACGGAAGTTCCAAATCAGTAGCGCGAGATGTTGATCCTCGCCATGTAGCCACTGCCTCCGCAGCAGAAATTCAAACAGCGTTTCATTTGCGAACTTTTCCGCGGCACAAGATTGCATAATGACTTTCGGTGCATGCCCACCGGAGATCATTCGAAAGAGAAAGTCCTGAAACTCCGTGCGAACGAAACTCATAGGTCGCTGCATACTGCACAGGCGAACCATGGCGGCTAAGTTATCCTTCAGCCACAATCGGTGATGGAAAAATCGGGTATCTTGCGTTTGATGCAAAACCAAGTGAACACCTAAACAAGGCCAATCTACACGATCACGCAACAGCCGCGTCAACTTGCCGCTGCAACCATCTAGCGCTATCCCGCCCACTCGAATGCTATCTGCCAGCTCATCCCACTCCATCGTCCATTCGGGGTGTGAGATGGCTGACCAAAACGGATTTTCAAACAGCGTGTGCAGATGTGGGAAATCGCCAAATAACTTGGTTTGGTTATTGTCCTGTGGTTTCGCACCAGCCCGCATACCTTCCCATAGCGACACGCTATCAGGGTGAGGGTGAGAATGATGCCAGCAGTTTGCCATGCTGTATGGCGTGTGGGGGCAGCCCATCGATTGTGCCGTGGCGTGAAACAATACCTTGCTACGAAACACTGAGCCAATTGATCCAACGTTCAGGATGGCCACGCTGTACACCTCGAGTACGTTCGGTACGCGATCTCCTTTGCGCGACTTTGAAAACCTCCAATATCCGGCTGAAACGCCTTAGCTAGAGCCTTGCGCGGAAAACGGAAAGAGGCCCTTCTGCAACACTTTTGGCCATTAGAAATCACCATCGTTACATCCTACAATGGAGTCATCGAGAACAACACTCTCAAGTGTTGACACCGCTGACCAATAGCTAATAGGAGACCATTTACTATCTCTATCGAATAGGAAATAGCAATGGATTGAATATATCCCTAGCTATCTAGCAGCCCGGATTCGGCCCCGATGTATTACTTCGAGCTGGTGTCAAATGGTGAAATGTGCCAGGCAAAATTGCCTCGCCGTCCTCCCCCAGCGATAGGCTTTGAACAACATCAAGGCTCATGCCACTGGCCGACGACTTATGCTAGAAACCAATAACAAAAATCTCCGCGGAATTTATAAACGAAACGATGAAATTGGCTTTTCTACAAAAACGTAATTTTGTTCGAGGTGAACTCAAGGTGATCCAAGCGTTCAGGATCACCTTGATTTAAGCCTCAATACGCGCGCCCACCAAAGTTACTGCAGAGTCTACTGCTGATTCATGCTGTTCCATTACAGGCCACAAAGTCAGAGAGTGCTCTTGCCAGACGCATTTCAAATGATAGAGAAAACCATTAACTCAGCGAAACTTTTCAGGAGCAAGAACATGCTTACTGTACCGCCGAGCCTAGCCATCAACCTAAGCATTATCGAAGCTGTAGCCCCGAGTAGAGGCCGCCACGGCAGGCGCGTCACACAGTTCCCTTCGCGAAAAAACGGGCGTGTCATGGGCTGTGATTCATTACTCGAAGCTGACTTCTGCCTCCTCCTGGAACGAAATCCGAATATCAGGAGTTACACCACACAACCCTGCACCGTAGAACTGCTGGCACCACACACTCGCTACACCCCAGATTTTGAGGTCGTGTATCAAAGCGGCAAAGTGGCTTACTACGAAATCAAACATGATAATAAATACAACAGTCCGCGCAACGTAGCTCGCCGCCATCTGTACGAACCGCTCTTTGCTGAGTGCGGCTCTTTCCTGAAGACAATCAGACAATCCGAAATACAACAAGCCGGCGCCGACTGTGATTTGAAAAAACTCTATTGGTACTCATTCGGTGCCGTAGCCGCTCAAGCCACGCTCTTAGCCAAGTCTCTTCCCACTACGGCTAGGGACCCCCAAACAATTGGCCAGTTGCTCAGCCAAGGATATCGAATGCAAGAGATTGCTTACGGACTGTTTTACCGCATGCTTTTTAGAGTGGACACTGGGCCATTGCATTTGGGCTCGAAAATCATCAGTCACTGACTGCTTGTATTTAATCTAAGCTAAATAGGAGGCACTTGTATGAGACAGTCTCTCCGTTATCCCTTTACCCCAAGCCAAGGGAAACATATTTACCCAGGGCACGCAAAACAACGTCGCCAGAGTCCACCATTGAAAGTGGAGATGACTTCATCAGTGCCTATGCCCAACTATTTCTCACCGCACGAGCATCGTGTACTGGTGGATGAGATAGACATGGTGCAACACACCATCAGAGTTTTTCCAGCGGTCTCAAACCTCCGAGTAGCTTTGCCCGCATTCTTTTCACACCTCAGAAGCTACAAGGACAAGTATTCAGGGCCCCTGAGCCATGGGTCGCCCGACAGCCTTCTTTTATCGCTGAAACTCATTGATCCTCTCGCCCGTCGCGGTATCACGTCGTGGTTAATAGTTGATCGGTTAAGCCGGATAATTGTGGATGCCGGGCTTATCAAGAACAACTCACCCTCATGGACTGCATGGGCGCGACTTGGCGCGGGATTGGAGTACACCCCTGATAACGGCGCGGATTACAGCGCTAAAGTGCTGGCGGATAGCTTGGCGTTGATCGGGGTTCAGATCAATTTCGTCACACCCCGCGTGCATGACCGGAAATCCGACGTCGAGCGTTTCTTCCAGAGTCTGAAGACTCACCGCAATTTCTCAGCGTGACACACTAATCCTTGGCGGAGGTTGAAAATGCGCACGCTCGCTGACTTCACTGTGACCCCAGGCGAACACTATCGCTGTGGCGACGAAGACTATCAGGTCACGTCTGTAGAACAAGGCACGGTGCAACTGCGCAGCTTGCGCCGCACCGGCATGATTACTTGTAAATCAATCGACCGATTCAAAGTTGCCTGCAGCCGCGGCTATTACATCAAGGTTGCCGAGGCCCCTTTGAAAGGCCAGCCCAATAGGATCGTGTCTGGCCTGTCCGAAGCACATCAGCATGCACACAACAAGCGACTGGCTTATGTCAGAGCTGCTGAGGCCCGTTTCGGCACAAAGTTGCCAGTGGATGAGACCCTGCAGTTGATCAACCAGGTTAAGCTAGAGCGCGGGGACGCTGCCGGTCCGACCTATCCAACGCTGTATAGCTGGTGCAGGGCTTATCGGTTAGCAGGTGGAAGCGCCATTGCCCTGGTGCCTCGTCCCAGACGTGGTCAAAGCCGGATATCAAGGCAGCCAGAAGAAGTGCGATCGGTTTTCAACTACAACGTCGAATTATTCTACTTAACGAGGACACCCCTCCCCATTTCCGAGGTGATCGACAGCATCATTGCCCAACTGCAAGTCGACAACAGCAAGCGACCGGTGCACCAGCAAGTGCGCATCCCCTCTTACTCTACGTTCTACCGACTCATCAAAGAACTGGATCAGTTTCGCGTCGACAGTTGTCAGCATGGTAACAAGTTTGCCAAGCAGCGGCAGAAGTGGAGCAAAAAAGCCAAGACGCCCAATTATCTGCTGGAACATGTGGAGTGTGACAGCCAGCGAGTAGATTTGCAGTTGGTCGACGACCAAGGGCGCAATATCGGCAGGGCGTGGCTGACCGTGTTGTTGGAAGTAACGTCGAGACGAATTATCGGCTGGGATCTTTCACACAATCATCCAAGCATTGAGAAAACAATCCGTGCCATCAAGGTTTCATTGACGCCTGGCGACCGACGGGGTGCGGCAGCCTCTTATACCTGCGACAACGGCCCGGACTTCATCAAAAAAAAGCTGGCTGATAGTTTGGCGTTGATTGGAGCTCGAGTCATTTTCTGTGAGCCTGGTTTGCCTGATCAGAAACCTCACGTCGAGCGCTGGTTCAAGACCCTTAACACCCACCTGACCCATAATCTGCCTGGCACCACGTTTTCTAACCCCATCGAGTGTGGCGATTATGAGTCAAAAAAAGAGGCGGTTTACACCCTCGAGCAATTCACTGAGTTATTTGAGCAGTGGTTGGAAATCTACCATGCCACGCCGCACTCGTCGCTGGATGACACGAGCCCCAACGATGTCTGGGACAATAACGTCGACCCTTGCTTTCCGCCAAAGACCTATAGCTTGGAAGACATTCACCAGATATTCCTTAGCAAAGCCACTGCCAAGCCAGTCAATGGACGGTGTGCGCTACCACCATCTGCAATGGACCTGCCCCGCAATTCCATATTTGTCCACCCGCAGTCGGAATGAGGTGATGCTGACGTTTTTCTACGACGTCAGTGAACTAGGCACCATTTGGGTCTGTGACCCTCAAGACTCCAATAAATTGTATGCCGCTGAGGCGGTGGATCCCGACTATCAAGTGGGCTTGACAATGGCCATGCACGATGAAATTCGCGCCGCTATGTCTGAACGTCGTAAGGCTTTTAGCTTCGCTAAAGCTAAAGAGCAACGGCGGCTGCTCAACCTCAAAATGCGCGCCAAACACAAAAAGGCGACTCACAAGCCCAAAGACTCGTCGAAAATGGCGAAAGCAACTGCCACACCCGAGCGCAAACCAACATCTGCACGGAAACAGAGCCGACCCGCGCCTGCAAGGCTGCCGTTTACTGACAGCATACCCAACAACGCAGAAGTTGTGGAAGTCAGACTCGTTGATGTCCCTCCAACAACCACCGGAGACGATCATGAACACTAACATGTCGGAAAAGATTCTTAAGCTCTCCAATCAGATCGTATTCTTCAGCGCCTACCGTAACGCTCTTGCGATCATGAAAAAATCTGTTGCCTGTACTAAAAATAGGAATATTCCAAGCTGCGCGGTGGTGACAGGTCCTGCAGGCTCTGGCAAATCCACGCTGGCAAAGTTCTTCAGCGACTCATTCCCCCCGCCATCGACCGTTGTTCGCGATGACGGTGTGTACACCATCACACCAGCTTTTTTGTGTACGATTCCGGCCCAAGTGACCGTTAAGTCGTTCATTAAAACCCTGCTGATCAATTTGGGTAATAGCGATACCAAAGGCGATACAGTCGATCTCATTCATCGCTGCACTCGACTATTACTGACCAGAGGGGTGGAGGTCATCATCATCGACGAGTTTCAACGATTAACTCGTGCGAATGCCGTGTTGATGCGGGAAGGTATCATCGACTGCCTTGTCACACTCATTAACTTGACAAACATTCCGTTTGTTATCATCGGAACCGATGAATGCCTGGACCTGATTTACAGTAGGGCTGTCCTTGCCAGACGCTTCCCTTTCCGCGCTGAACTCCATTACCCTGCGTTCAGCGTCGACCCTGATTCAGACTATCAAGCGTTACTCACCACTCTGGACCAAAAGCTCTACACGATTGGAGAGTTGAGCAGCGGCTTACATCTTTGCGACCACATGGTCTCTACACAGCTCTATCTGGCGACAAAAGGTAATCTCGAGTACTTGAAACTCATTATTTGCAATGCCTTAGAGTTTTGCCTTCTGCGCAACGATGGAATTTTGCGCATCAGTGACCTGAGTGACGCAACAGCTGAATTGTACATTTCCGAGAATTTGGCAACCGATGAAAACCCATTCGAACTAGCGCCTTCCCGTTTAGATAAAATGCTGGAGGCATACACATGCTGACGCTCGGCTTCATACCGATCCCTCAAGCTGGAGAGTCTCCTAGTAGCGTGATCAGACGGGGAGCTCTCAATAACGGATATTCCAGCTGTACAGTGTTCATCGATCGACTAATTGGTAAGGACTATATGAAGAATTGCCTGTTCGCATCACAGGCCCTAGCCCAGCACCTGGATCGGGCGGCTACAACTTATGGGATCACCGTTTCAAGCGGATTTTATTCCACGTTGCTACACCCAACAAGCAGAGCACTGTGCGCCAGGCTCGATGCTCTGGTGATACCACTTTCCTTGCTGAGATTCAACGAGAGTGCTATTTGTACGGAATGCTGGGAGACTGGCGTTGAAAAATATTTCAAGGATATCAGAGGGACTGGAGTATGTCCTGTCCATGCTAGACGCTATCTGACCCGCTGCCCGGCTTGTAGCCGGCAGTTTACCTGGTCCAACCAGATCGCGGACCGTTGTCGTTGCGGCGTCAAGTTGGTATCGCCACCCGTTACAACAATGGACGCATCCCCCGAGCAACTGCTCTTGGGCTGGGTGCAAACTCAGCAGCAGGAACGCTTCGATTTGTACGCTGACATCATGCATACGCTGGGTCATAGCGAATCAAAGCCCGAGATTGAGAATAGGCACATATTCATAACTGCAATCAGCATTGCAGGAGAGCACTTTGATCTGGGTGCACCCTCGTTCCGCTTCCTGATTGGGCCACTATCAACAGTTAGAAAACGTATGTTCCTGATGAAGCTGCTGCCTATCTTGAGCCCCAAAGCCTACTCAGCACTCTGTGCGACCATTGATCAATTACGGCCTTTGTCCCACTCAAAAAATCCACCCCCACAAAATCTGACCTTGACAACGGAACAGACCCGTAACTTCCTGAGCATTAGTCCGCATAACTGGCATAAAGTACGTAAACACCCCACCTTCCCACACTCATCTCGGACCAAGCCATCTTACTGTCGCGAGGAGATCATTCTCATAAAAAAAATTGCGGATAAAATTATTTCACCACATCACAGCAAAGTGATAGCAACAACACCAATCAATCAAATCTCTTATTCCGAGGCGGCACTACTACTGCATATTCCAAGACCTCACTTCGCGCAGCTTGTCAGCCAAGGTTATTTTGGCAAAAGGCCCACAAAAATCATGCCAGGAGAAGCTTATCTCGAGCGTGAAGCGGTAGAGAGGTTTCTAGAAAGATATACATCTGTGCGGTCAATTGCCGCCAATCTCCACAAAGAGACTCGTCATATACGAAGAATCGTTAACTACCTTAACCTTGAGTGCATCTCCACTGCACTCTCACGCCGAAACATTTCCCCGACGCCCTCATTCATTCTGAACGAAGACGTAAGCACTGTCGAAATAGTTTCCAACGAGCACCCCCTGTTTGCAAGCACCAACCTAAAGGTCTCCCTAGCTAAGATCACACCATTACCACCCGATATAAATAGTCCGGTAATGGATCTGGTCGAAATCTCGAAATATCTGGAATGCACAAAAAACGAGGTACGTTTTCTCATTCACTCCAATCTGCTGACCCCATGCTATTCCGGACAAAACGGTAAGCTGCAGGTACCAAAATCCGTGGTATCAAAGTGCCGTGAAAACTTGGTACTCTCCACAGAACTAAAACTTCTGATAGGAAGCCAAAAAAGCTTCCCACCTATTCACCTTGCCCACCTTGGCATCTTCCCCATTGAAACAAAAAACACAACACCTAAATTCTATAGTGTCTACTATCGCAAAGACATTACTCCAGAAATCATCGCAACGCTGAACCCCAACACTTCGGACTACCGAAACCTCCGAGACCATGGCCAACTGATCAAAAGCAGTTCACTGTGCCAGAAATACAAAATCAATCCTGTTGAGTTACGAAAAATAACTGACCAATTAATCTTGGCGCGCCCAGCGCATTTCCGAACCTTGGCCTTCCAGACGACCCTAACCCCTAACGAGGTGGAAATCGCCGAAAACGCCATTAAAAACCTTCAACCCCTTGCCAAGCTTGAAAAAATCACGCACCGAGAACAAAAAAAGATCTACAACACCTTTATAAAACCAGCACACCTGTTCCGGATTACAATTAACCAACAGATTTATATAAAGCCTCACGACTTCAACGCCATCAAGCATTTTTATAGTACACACTACTCCTTAGCTGAAGCTACAGCAATCATCGGCGCCGCCAATGGTTACTTACACCATCTCGTATGGACTGGATTCATAAAGGCCGCCAAAATACCACTAGGCGGAAAAAGCTCCGAGATCATGATTACAAAAAACGCATTACAGAAAGTCCACGAACGCTTTCTGACTCATAGTCGTTCGCACTCACTGCAGACGCATGCTTTTATGGCGAACACTTATACCAAACCTCGCCAATAGACTGTTCACTGTATCTCCGTACGACGATAGCCTCTCGCGACTCTCACTCAAAAGCACTCACGCTACGCCTGCCGCAATCCAACTTTATCTAATTAATCCGAGCACGAATTGTGTTACCCGGGCTTCCCTAACACAAGAGTTCTCAAAAAAATTCCATCAGACCCATGATAAATCATGAGCCTCAAATCCAGAGCCGTGACGATTTTCGCGCCGAAATGCCATCTTATTCTCTAGATCCTGCGCAAGAAATTCAAACTTTCGAAACCAGGCCTCACTCAGAACCTCACTCTGAGGCTACCCAGTTCAGCCCTAATTGACATAACCAACCTACATTACAATTTTTTTGAAAAGGGCTTCAAATATTCTTTGAACATCGCAAATAAAACTTGTGCTTTTTCAACGAGGCAATTTCGAAGAAATTTGAACAGCTACGCCAGGAACCTTGCGCTCGCTGAAGCCCACTCATCGTGGCCGCACTTGACGGCCACTTTACCCATTAGAAAGAGCATCCAGCCATGTCAATAGATAACAGCCTCATCGGCTCCGTAATCAATGCCCTGCCGATGGACCGCATGATTGCAGGCCCTCTGCAGGCCATGGTCCAGGCACAGGTCACCGCGAGCAAATCGTACGCCGACTTCCTGATGCAAGTGTGCGTCCAGGACGGCAAGGCGGTTGCCATCCAGTTCGACTACGACGAAACCATCGTCGACGAACAAGGCGAATACAAGGGCGTGGTCAGCAAGACCATGAAAGTGCCGCTGGTGGCGGCCATCACCCACCCGAACATCTCCATCGAAGAAGGTAATGTCGAGTTCGAGCTGGTCATCAACCAGATGT
This region includes:
- a CDS encoding transposase, whose protein sequence is MRTLADFTVTPGEHYRCGDEDYQVTSVEQGTVQLRSLRRTGMITCKSIDRFKVACSRGYYIKVAEAPLKGQPNRIVSGLSEAHQHAHNKRLAYVRAAEARFGTKLPVDETLQLINQVKLERGDAAGPTYPTLYSWCRAYRLAGGSAIALVPRPRRGQSRISRQPEEVRSVFNYNVELFYLTRTPLPISEVIDSIIAQLQVDNSKRPVHQQVRIPSYSTFYRLIKELDQFRVDSCQHGNKFAKQRQKWSKKAKTPNYLLEHVECDSQRVDLQLVDDQGRNIGRAWLTVLLEVTSRRIIGWDLSHNHPSIEKTIRAIKVSLTPGDRRGAAASYTCDNGPDFIKKKLADSLALIGARVIFCEPGLPDQKPHVERWFKTLNTHLTHNLPGTTFSNPIECGDYESKKEAVYTLEQFTELFEQWLEIYHATPHSSLDDTSPNDVWDNNVDPCFPPKTYSLEDIHQIFLSKATAKPVNGRCALPPSAMDLPRNSIFVHPQSE
- a CDS encoding ATP-binding protein — its product is MNTNMSEKILKLSNQIVFFSAYRNALAIMKKSVACTKNRNIPSCAVVTGPAGSGKSTLAKFFSDSFPPPSTVVRDDGVYTITPAFLCTIPAQVTVKSFIKTLLINLGNSDTKGDTVDLIHRCTRLLLTRGVEVIIIDEFQRLTRANAVLMREGIIDCLVTLINLTNIPFVIIGTDECLDLIYSRAVLARRFPFRAELHYPAFSVDPDSDYQALLTTLDQKLYTIGELSSGLHLCDHMVSTQLYLATKGNLEYLKLIICNALEFCLLRNDGILRISDLSDATAELYISENLATDENPFELAPSRLDKMLEAYTC